Proteins from one Deltaproteobacteria bacterium genomic window:
- a CDS encoding DUF1566 domain-containing protein: MDACIIPPFLDCIRRGGDVGPANIRFTSKRRMVLERLYNGHRKETEASRFLHPMIRHRKNGRFLVWSIESADFRADCTIDHQLVRKPEQSHREASMRDRQRVWIPVVLMALLGMFFEAWAGEPLKTGIDFCINGTSRISCPSPGRPFYGQDGTYRMGRARSYAKLGAGGVVLPDSSISWLMVLDETTGLVWEVKTEANKADVHPWSVANSYCDTLSLGGYSDWRLPTMRELSTLADIGLAFPGPTIDTGFFPHCRGSWYWSSTPYVGNTDYAWSMVFFDGYANYNNLYVNLHVRAVRAGPPEGLGRFDDNGDGTVTDPATGLSWQKATMRKGPTESFTWEEALDACENLGLAGYMDWRLPNRNELQSLARYWRNTPAIDPDQFPDTLDEPYWTSSPYTGLATAAWFIGFGDGNMGGKTVEAKFRVRAVRGGKGQGFYSPPDKIILLHD, encoded by the coding sequence TTGGATGCGTGCATAATCCCTCCCTTCCTGGATTGTATCCGCCGCGGCGGTGACGTCGGCCCTGCCAACATCAGGTTCACGAGCAAGCGGCGGATGGTCTTGGAGCGTTTATATAATGGCCACAGAAAGGAGACCGAGGCAAGCCGGTTTTTACACCCCATGATCCGACACCGGAAAAACGGGCGCTTTTTGGTTTGGTCTATCGAGTCAGCGGATTTTCGGGCAGATTGCACGATCGATCATCAACTTGTACGAAAGCCAGAACAATCACATCGGGAGGCGAGTATGAGAGATCGGCAGCGGGTATGGATTCCAGTCGTGCTCATGGCGCTTTTGGGGATGTTTTTCGAAGCCTGGGCCGGGGAGCCGCTCAAAACCGGCATTGATTTTTGCATCAACGGCACGAGCCGCATATCCTGCCCGAGTCCAGGGCGGCCCTTTTACGGACAAGACGGCACCTATCGGATGGGCCGGGCCAGATCCTACGCCAAACTCGGAGCGGGAGGCGTGGTTTTGCCCGATTCGTCGATCTCTTGGCTCATGGTCCTTGACGAGACCACCGGCCTGGTCTGGGAGGTCAAGACCGAGGCCAACAAGGCCGACGTCCATCCGTGGTCCGTCGCCAATTCCTATTGCGACACTCTGAGCCTGGGAGGGTATTCCGACTGGCGTTTGCCAACAATGCGCGAACTTTCCACCCTGGCCGATATCGGCCTCGCCTTTCCCGGGCCGACCATCGATACAGGCTTTTTCCCCCATTGTCGCGGTTCATGGTACTGGTCGTCCACGCCCTATGTCGGGAACACCGATTACGCTTGGTCCATGGTTTTTTTCGACGGCTACGCGAACTACAACAATCTCTACGTCAATCTCCATGTCCGGGCCGTGCGGGCAGGGCCGCCCGAGGGATTGGGCCGCTTTGACGACAACGGAGACGGCACGGTGACAGACCCTGCCACGGGCCTTTCATGGCAGAAGGCCACCATGCGGAAAGGCCCCACGGAGTCTTTCACCTGGGAGGAGGCCCTGGACGCCTGCGAGAATCTGGGCCTGGCCGGATATATGGACTGGCGGCTGCCCAACCGCAACGAACTCCAGTCCTTGGCCAGGTATTGGCGGAACACCCCGGCCATCGATCCGGACCAATTTCCGGACACCTTAGACGAACCGTACTGGACATCCTCCCCCTATACCGGCTTGGCCACGGCCGCCTGGTTTATCGGTTTCGGCGACGGTAACATGGGCGGCAAGACCGTGGAGGCCAAGTTTCGGGTCCGGGCGGTGCGCGGCGGCAAAGGCCAGGGCTTTTATTCTCCGCCCGACAAGATCATTCTTCTCCACGATTGA